The following are from one region of the Juglans regia cultivar Chandler chromosome 10, Walnut 2.0, whole genome shotgun sequence genome:
- the LOC109000736 gene encoding protein NOI4-like, with amino-acid sequence MARSGGPLPKFGEWDVNNPASAEGFTVIFNKARNEKKTGGKVDSPPKDDSKYKHGAVLGKSHPQKKWFCCIQSAYAES; translated from the exons ATGGCG AGAAGCGGTGGACCTCTGCCAAAATTTGGTGAATGGGATGTCAACAACCCAGCCTCAGCCGAGGGATTCACAGTAATCTTCAACAAGGCTCGAAATGAGAAAAAGACAGGTGGCAAGGTTGACTCACCACCAAAGGATGACTCAAAATATAAGCACGGAGCTGTTCTTGGGAAATCTCATCCT cagaaaaaatggttttgttgCATACAATCTGCTTATGCAGAATCATGA